The segment AAGCCGATGAGTTCCCCTTCATTGTTGTATTCGGGAACCGCTTGACCATAAATCCACACAATCCTGCCATCCGGTCTTAAAATTCTATACTCCACGCTGATTTCCGAGCCGGTTTTAGTGGCTTCTCTCCCGATCTTCAAAACTTTCTCTCGATCATCGGGGTGCAGCGTTTTTACCCAACCGAACCCCATCGCCTGTTCACGGCTCAGTCCGACAATCTCTCCCCAACGTTCATTGACGTAAACAAACCGCCCATCGGTTTGGTAACAGTAGATGCCAACCGGTGAAGAACGGGCTAAAGCCTGAAAGCGTTCTTCGGATTCACGCAGCGCCTGCTCGGATTTGACGCGCTCGGTAATGTCTGTGAGCGTGCCGACATAACCGATAAGGTCGCCATGCGCATCGCGCTCAGGCACCGCCTGCCCGTAAACCCAAACGGTTTTGCCATCGGGTCGTTGAAAGCGATATTCGTCGTGAAAATCGGTTCCGGCGCGCGACGTATCGCGGGCAACCTGCAACATCTTTTCCCGGTCATCGGGATGCAACGCTTTTATCCAGCCATAGCCGAGCGCCGCTGTTTTACTGATGCCGACAATTTCACTCCAACGCTCATTGACGTAAACGCATTTGCCGGTTTTGTCCAAACGATAGATACCGACCGGCGAACTGCGCGCCAGGCTTTGAAAGCGCCCTTCGGATTCACGCAACCCCAGTTCCGCCTCTTTGCTTTCGGTAATGTCGCGGACAATGGCAATCACTTCATCTTTGCCGCTCGCAATCACCCGGGCTTCGTACCAACCGGCTTGTCCGACAGCCGTCAGTTGATATTCAAATTTTTGCATCGCGCCGGTTTTTAAGGCTTGCGTAATGTAATGCATCGCTTGTCGAGCGACTTCCGGCGGCAGCACTTCGTAAACCGTTTTACCCACCAAATCGGGCGGGTTGTCGAATACCTGACTTTCCGGCGGTAACTTGAACGCCAGATAAGTGCCATCGCTGCGGACGCGAAAAAGCAAATCGGGAATGGCATTCAGCAGCGTTTGAATATTCAATTGCGCCTTGAGCAATTCATAAGCGATTTGTTTGCGTTCATCAACCTCTTGATTGAGCAAGGCATTCTTTTCGGTTAGCTCAAGCTCAAGCAACTTGCTTGGCGTAACGTCTCTTTGCAGATTCCAGGCTCTTAGCAGATAGCCATTTTGAATTATGCCGAGAAAATCGTTGGAAAAATATTTCAGGTGGTTGTCTTTGTCATACCGGTGAGATTGATAATTGGTCAAATGATATCCGGAGCGAATAAATGCCTGTAATATTTTCAGATTTTGGGGGTCTGAGCGGGCGAATAAATCACCGAATTTTGCTCCAACCCGCCCTTTCGTATCGGTAAAGCCATGCATGGTTGCCATCGCCGGATTGCATTCCGCTAAATAACCGTGCGCATAAAAATGCTCAATCTGTTGGTCTTCGGGTAAAGTGATGGGCATCGGTTCAGCGAGTTCAACGCGCCAGATGCCTTCGGCGCATTGGTCGATAAAGGCTTCATATTTTTCTTCGCAAGCCTTTAAGCTATCTTCAACCTGATGGGCTTTTTCGAGTTCATTGGTTAAAACAGCGCGCATCGGGTTGGGTTCCCGCTCTTTTAAGGACAGCAGATTTTCAAGGTCACGCCGGGCAGACAATTCGGCGCGCAGCTTTTCCAACTCCTGTTCAGCTTCGCGCAGCCTCACAAGCAGTTGAGCTTTGGTCTGCCGGGTATCAGCCATTGGCTACTCCTTTAGCAACTCAACAAATTGATTAATAAAACTTCGATAAGGGGCAACAGGGAGAGAAGAATCTCTTGAAATTGACCCAGTAGGTGCTTCACAGTTTATCGGTTCACCACCCACCGGTCAATTGTAGATTTCAGGCGAATTCGCCATTTCTGTTTTTCAGGAAGGGTTAAAAAAAAAGGGCTTTTTCAAAAATTTTTGAAAAAGCCTTTTGTGATTCAAAGCTAAATTGATAACCGGTGAGTTTAACCGAGGGCTTCTTTCACCAGTTTTCGTTGCTCCATCATATGAATGGCGTGCGAGCCGGTCGCGGTGCTGGCGCTTGCCGGACGACCGATGTAGGCAAGCTGTTGATGCGTTGCTGATAACTCGCGCAATCGCGGTTCGATGAACGACCACGCGCCCTGATTTTTCGGTTCTTCCTGTACCCAGCGAACACTGACCGCTTTGGCATAGCGGGCGAGTTGTTCACTGATTAAATTTTTCGGAAAGGGATAGAGTTGTTCGAGCCGTAAAATTGCCGTCGTCCGGTCATTCAATTTTTTACGCTCTGCCGCCAGGTCATAATAAACCTTACCGCTACACAGCAACACTTTGGTCACTTGTGTTGCATCGGCAAATCCATCATCGGCAAGCGCCGGTTGAAAGCCGCCGCTGATGAATTCATCAATCGGGGATGAGGCTTCCGGCAGTCTGAGCAGACTTTTCGGGGTAATCACCACCAGCGGTTTTGCCGTTTGTTTAGCCTGACGGCGCAACAGATGAAAATACTGCGCGGCATTCGTGCAATTGGCGACTTGAATATTATCACCGGCACAAAGTTGCAGGTAACGCTCGATGCGGGCGCTCGAATGCTCAGGTCCTTGACCTTCGTAACCGTGCGGCAATAACAACACGAGGCGCGATTTCTGTGTCCACTTCTCTTCGCCCGAAGCGATGAACTGATCAATGATGACCTGTGCGGCGTTGGCGAAATCGCCGAACTGCGCTTCCCATAAAACCAGCGCATCGGGGGCGGCAATGCTGTAACCATACTCGAATCCCAGCACCCCGGTTTCCGAAAGCGGACTGTCATAAATAAAACACTGCGCATTGTCGGAAGCCAGCAGCGTCAGCGGCGACCACTCTTCGCCGGTTCGCGTATCGGTAAACCCGGCATGGCGTTGACTGAAAGTGCCGCGCACAGAATCTTGTCCGGTGAGTCTTACGGTCACGCCTTCAACTAAAAGCGAACCAAACGCCAAAGCCTCCGCCGTGCTCCAATCAACCAACCCACCAACCTCGATCATCTTGGCGCGCTTGGTCAGCAAGCCGACAACTTTGGGATTGAGATTAAAATTATGGGGCACGTGGGTGATGGTTTCGGCAATGGTTTTCAGTACCGGATGCGCCACTCCGGTTTTGATGACTTCAATAGTTTGCGCTTCCGGTTTTGGCGCGGGAATGGTTATCTCTTTGCCCTGCTGTTCGATGATTTGTTTAGCGCCGAGTTGGGCATTTTCATAACGCCGCCAGCGTTCATCCATCAGCGATTTGATTTTCTCTTCGCTCATCGTCGCTTCTTTGATGAGCTTGCGCGCATAGAGTTCGCGAACGCCGGGATGCTCTTTGATGCGTTGATACATCACCGGCTGTGTGTAGGTCGGTTCATCGCCTTCGTTGTGCCCGTGTTTGCGAAAACCGATGACATCTATCACCACGTCTTTTTGAAACTGCTGGCGATAATCCAACGCGATTTGCAAAACGTTGAAAGCCGCTTCCGGGTCGTCGCTGTTGACGTGAAAAATCGGCACTTGAATCATCTTGGCAATGTCGGTGCTGTAGGTCGATGAGCGTCCTTCTTCGGGCGGCGTGGTAAAGCCCAGTTGATTATTGGCAATGAGGTGAATGGTGCCGCCGGTTTTATAACCCGGCAGTTGTGACATATTCAAGGTTTCAGGCACCACGCCTTCGCCGGCAAACGCCGCGTCACCGTGAATCAACACCGCGAGTCTGGTTAGAGGGTTATCGAGCGGCGCGGCATCCTGTTTGGCGCGCACCACGCCTTCAACCACCGGGTCAACAAATTCCAGATGGCTGGGATTCGAGGCAACCGAAAGCGCCACCTGATGACCGTCGGCGGTCTCACGTATGCCGCTTGCGCCTTGATGATATTTCACATCGCCATAATCGCTCGGATATTTCGGATGAATCGAGCCTTCAAAAATCGTGAAGATGCGTTCGCAGAATTTGCCAATCACATTGGCGATGACATTCAATCTGCCGCGATGCGCCATACCGACGGTGACATCGCGAACCCCGTAGCGCGCGGCGCTTTCAATCAATTGGTCTACAAGCGCGACAACCGTTTCATTGCCTTCGATGGAGAAACGTTTTTGACCGAGATATTTGGTGCCTAAGAAACGCTCGAAGAGTTCTGCGGAAATCAACTTCCAGAGAATTTGTTCTTTAGTTTGTGCCGGCACCTCAGGTTGCGGGCGTTCGATGCGCGAGCGAATCCATTCCTTCTCTTCGGGACCTTGAATGTTGCGATATTCGATGCCGACTTTGCCGCAATAAAACTCGCGCAGCATATCGACGATTTCGCGAAGCGTTGCCGTGTCGCGGTCGCCGAGTCCGTCGGCGAAAAACTTTCTGTCCAAATCCCAGATCGTTAGTCCATAGGTTTCAATGTCCAGTTCTTTATGGTAACGAACATCTTTCCAGCCGAGCGGGTCAATGTCTGCAAGCAGATGTCCGCGCACGCGGTACGCATTGATGAGTTGCAGGACGCGCGATTGTTTGCGGGCTTCCTGTAACTCTTCGCCGATGATTGCCGGATTGATGTCAATCGCCCAGCGATAGGGACGGAAGGGAATTCCCAAATCAACAAAGATGCCTTCGTAAAATTCATGCTTGCCGCGCAGCATTTCATCAATGAGCGCCAGGAAAGCGCCCGACTCCGCGCCTTGAATAATGCGATGGTCATAGGTTGAAGTCGTGGTCATCACTTTGCTGATGCCGAGATGCGATAAAGCTTCTTGCGACATCGCCTGAAATTGCGGCGGGTATTCGATTGAACCCGTAGCGATGATTGCGCCTTGACCTTTCATCAGTCGCGGGTTTGAAGCTGTCGTGCCAATGGTTCCGGGATTGGTAAGGCTGATGGTGGTGCCTTGAAAATCGGCGACCTGCAATTTGTTATCCCGCGCGCGGCGCACGATGTCATCATAAGCGCCGAGCAGTTGCGAAAAATTCAGGCGATTTGCGCCTTTGATGTTGGGAACCAGCAAGGTGCGCGAACCATCTTTTTTGGTGACATCGACGGCAACACCGATGTTGACGTCTTGGTTGCGCAAGCGAAAGGCACCCGATTCGTCTTCAAAGTAAGCGTCGTTTAGTTGCGGGAATTTTTCCAGGGCTTTCAAAATCGCATAAGCCACGATGTGGGTGAAAGAGACTTTGCGCCCGCTGGCTTTGAGGAATTGGTTGATAAGACGGCGATTTTCATCAAGTAATTTAACCGGAATTTCACGAAACGAAGTTGCGGTCGGCACCTGCAAACTCGCTTCCATATTTTCGGCGATGCGATAAGCGGGACCGCGTATCGGCAAGCGTTCGATTGGCTCGCTGACCGTTGTTGGCTGAGCGGTCGGTGTTGGCACTGGCGCGGGCGCGACAACGGGTTGCTCAACCGGCGCTAGAGGTTGTGGCGCAGAGGTTGGCGCGGTTGTCGTTTGCGCCGTGGCAGGCGCTGGGGATTCAACCGGCGCTTGCGGTTTAGCGGGTTCGCTTGCGACGCTGCCCCAGGCTCTTTCGGGTTCAGTTTGGACATCGCCGGTTTGAGGTGAGGGTTTAGCTGGTTCAATCGGTGCGCTGAACTGCGGCTCGGCGAAAGTACGATTGGCGGCAAGCTCTTGAAAATAACCTTGCCATTCGTCGCCTATGGATAATGGATTTTGTTTAAACTGCTGCAATAAACTGATGACATAATCTGCATTGACGCCGAATTCATCGGCAATTAATTGTTCAATATCGGTCTGTGGGCTTGGTTTACTCATAGTCAAAATCTTCCTTCAAAGATAAGTGTAAAGTGTACTGCCCGACGACACGCTTCACAACTCTTACGGGGAGATTCAGGTCGATGAATGTTCATGCAAACTTGAAATCTGAAGGCGCTCGTTATAGGCTTGCCGCCGTATGGACGACCGCGAGGAAATCAAACTTGCCAACACCGCTTTTTACCGCGCCATCGAATCGGGAATGATTGAGCGCATGGAAGGGTTATGGGAGCACGAAGAGTATGTCTGTTGCGTGCATCCGGGTTGGGATCGCGTGGTGGGTTGGGCGAAAGTGCGCTATAGCTGGGAACAAATATTTGCCGGTGAACAAAGGATGCGTATCTTTCCTACAGAGGTTTCCATCCATTATTCAGGCGAAGTGGCGTGGGTAAGCTGCATTGAAAATATTACGCTTTTTCAGGATACCAATTTCGATACCGTGCAGGCTGCGGCAACCAACCTTTTCATCCAACGTGGTGGCAAATGGCTTATGGTGCATCACCATGCTTCACCGATTCCGATGATATTGCCTGACTCGGAATCCGACACCATTCAATGAATTGCATCGTTGAGAGAGTGAGAAACGGTTGCCGGTTTATCAGGACTTGGCAACCGTTTCTGCATATGGAATGGTTCGAGCACGCAATTGTGAAAAGCTGGCAAAGCGTCGAGCGGCTGCAAAACGGGGTCGTTGGCAAACTGACGAACGAATTGGCAAAACGGCTGCCCATCAGCTTTAGCCAAGCCGTATGACCTGAGCAGCCCTCTTTTAATGGGATTTCTCGCGGTTTTCAGCCGGTCACGCCAAAATCAAAATAACCGGTAATCAGGGGAAATGAGATTCAAAATTTTGGAGTAAAATCCAAAATATCATTTTTTTTGACTGAAGCGAGGTTCCGACGGCGTCCGCTGTGCTTTATTTAAATGCTACAAAAACAGAATTTAATCAAATGAACCCAAAAACCGCAGTGATGGAATGTTATTTGCTCGAATATGCCTCCAATCACTTTAATTAATGGGCAAAATCTCGAAAACTAGGTTGGTTCTCTGGCTCATTAACTCAGAGAAGAATTTAGCTAATAGTAAAATGTATACTAATACCCCTAATATGGAGGAAACTATGTTGAAAAAAATCTACAGCATCGTATTGCTGTTGGTTCTTGCAATCGGCTCGGTTGCGCCTGTCATGGCACAGGAAACCACGGGTTCGATTGAAGGAACGATTACCGATACCAGTGGAGCAGTTGTGCCGGGAGCGACGGTAAAAGTCGAAGGCGCAGCTTTCAACCGCACGATCACGACCGATGACAAAGGCTTCTATCGTGCAGCGCAGGTTCCACCGGGAACCTATAAAGTGACCGTCAGCGCCGGCAGCTTTGCGCCCGGACAGGCAGAAGATGTCACGGTTGTTCTCGGTAAAGCAACGGTTATTGATATCGCTTTGAAAGCGGGCGGCGTGCAGGAGCAGGTGAATGTCACCGGCAGCGACATTGCGCGTATTGACCCAACCGACAACAAGGTGCAGACCAACATCACCAGCAAAGTGATTGAATCGTTGCCGAAGGGACAAAATTTTACCAGCATTCTCAAACTTTCACCGGCAACCCGCCCGGAACCGATGAGCGGTCAGTTCCAAGTGGACGGCGCTTCGGGTTCGGAAAACTCCTTCATCATTGATGGTCAGGAAGTCAGCAATTTCCGCACCGGCGTGATCAATCAAAACAATAACCTGCCGCTCGAATTCGTTCAGGAAATTCAGATTAAAACCAGCGGTTTTGAAGCTGAATTCGGTGGCGCAACCGGCGGCGTGATTAACGTCGTGACCAAAGGCGGCAGCAATGCCTGGCATGGCAATTTCGGCTTGCACTTTGAAAACGATGAACTCACCGCCAGCAACCGTCCGTTCCTACAGGCATTCAGAAGCGGCACTGGTGCCAGCTTTGTACAGATCAACCAATTCCTGACCCCGCCGGAAGATAATTTCCAGAATTTCTACCCGGCAGCAACCCTGAGCGGTCCGGTCATCAAAGATCGCGTGTGGTTTTTGGCAAGCTATACGCCGCAATATCTTCTAACCACCCGCGAAACCAACTTCTTCTCTTCCGACCCGCGCACCAGAGTGCAGACGGATTCGGAAATTTACCGCGCCAAACAGATTAACGAATACGCTTTTGGGCGACTCGACTGGGCGGCGTTGGATACGCTCCGCGTCACCGGAACCTACACCTGGAACCCCATTGTTGTCGATGGATTGCTACCGTTTGGCACGATTTCGATTGGTGGCGCGCCATCATCCGTAAACTTCGGCGGCACAACCGGCGTTCTCAGAGGACATCGTTTGTCCGAACGTCAAGGCGGTCGTCAAAATTCCAACAACATCACCACCAATGCGGTGTGGACGCCGACCAGTAAATTGGTTGGCAGCTTCCGTTTCTCGCGCGGATTTTTGAACGAGAAGACCACCGGTTACTTAGTCCCGGACGTCACCCGCTACATCTGCGGCGGACAAGCACCTCCGGCTTCGGCGGGATGCGCGCAAGGTTTCCAGAACGTCACCAGCAACTCGCACAACAACTTTGACGTTTCCAAAAAGACCAACTTTGAAGGCGATGTCAGCTATCTGCTCAGCGGTTTCGCCGGACGTCACGAATTCAAAGGCGGTTACGGACATTCAAAGATTGAAAACGACGTTGACAACAGCAATACCGCTGATTTCGGCGTGGTTTCGCTCTCCTATGGCTTCTCTATCGCCGACGTCTCCGGCGTTGACCTGCCGTCATCTCCCGGAGCGATTGGCGCTGGACTCTTGCAGCGTTTTGCCAGAAAAGGTACTGCCAGCAACACCGCTCAGTCCATTTATGTGCAAGACAAATGGCAGCCGACCAGCCGCCTGTCAATCAACGCCGGTGTGCGCTTTGAAAAAGAAGACCTGCCGTCGTTCAACGGTTTTGCGCCGCCGATTAACTTCGGTTGGGGTGATAAGATCGTGCCGCGTATTGGCGGCGCTTACGATCTCTTAGGCAATGGCAAAACCAAACTGTTTGCCAGCTATGGTGAATACACCGACCGCTTGAAATTTGAACTGCCGCGCGGTTCATTCGGCGGCGAATTCTTCCGCAACGACTATTTTGAAATCTTCCCGGGTGAGCGCTTCGACACCTATACGAAAGCTCTCATCCTCGGCAGCACGGTTGATCAATTTGGCGGAAACTGCCCGATCAACGTCCCGGGTGCCAGAACCCGATGCCAGCTTGACTTCCGCATCGCCTCGAACAACCCGGACGCGACCATTTTCGACGGTCAGGTTGACCCCAATCTGAAAGAGTTCCGTCAACGCGAATTCACCGTTGGTGTCGAACATCAATTGACCGAGAAGATGCTTGTCAGAGCCCGTTACAGTCACAAGAACGTCCTGGACGCGATTGAAGACGCAGGCTTCCCGAACGCTCAGGGCAGTGAAGCTTACATTATCGGAAATCCGGGCAGCGGCTTGCACCTGGATGTTGCGAATCAGTTTGGCTTTGCCAAAGTCGCGTCACCCAAGCGCGTTTATGACGCTGTAGAAGTTGTCTTTGACCGTCGTTTGGCGAACCACTTCTTCTATAACCTTGCCTACACCTGGAGCCGTCTCTATGGCAATTACTCAGGACTGGCAAGCTCTGACGAACTCGGTCGCACTTCACCGGGCGTCAACCGCTTCTTCGACCTGCCGTTTGCCGGCTTTGCCACCACGGGTGAACCCGATGATGGTCGCCTGCCGACAGATCGTCCGCATGTTTTCAATGCGTTTGGCGGTTACAACTGGAACTGGTGGGGCAGCGCCAAGAACACCACTGAATTCGGGTTCTTTACGACTGCTCAATCCGGCACCCCGCTCACCACTTTCGTCAACCTCTATAACGTCGCACAGACGATTCTCAATGGACGTGGTGATTTGGGCAGAACGGAAGCTTTCACACAGACTGACTTCAACGTTTCGCACAAGATCAGACTCACAGAAAGCTCGACCTTGGCGTTTGATTTCAACGTCATCAACCTCTTCGATGAAAGCAACGTCCTGCAAGTGCAGAGAACTTTCGGCGCTGTGACACTGGGCGGCAACCTGGGTCTTGGTGATGAACCGACAACGATTAACAAATTGTTGACCGGTGGTATCCGGGATCAAATCCTTACCTACTTGAACGCGGCATCGAATCCTGAACGCAAGCAAACCAGTTATGGTCTGCCAACCACCTTCCAGGGTGCGCGTTCGGTTCGTCTCGGCGTTCGCTACACCTTCTAAACGGCAAGTCATTTGCCATAACTCAAAAGCCCATCCAGCAATGGATGGGCTTTTTAATTTTTAATCTGAAAGTTAGGCAACGCTTGATGATTGAATGTCGGGCAACTTTCTCATCTGCTCAATATCGAACTGCTCCAGAAAATTGCCAGGTTATAGCGGTTGGCAAAACGATTTACTGAGGTTGAACAGGCAGTCTTTGACCGCGCGCTCAACAGAGACTGGGTAAACTCATTTGCAAACCGCTATAACGTGATAAAGCCTTGTGGGGCGATCAGCATTCTATCGCAAGGCGCGCGCTATGACCGGTGCTTTGGCAATCAACAGGCAAAACGATCTGCGTATTGAATCAACCGGTATTCAAAAGAGTTTGGCTAGCGGAGCCTTCATAAGATTTGCTGCCCGTAGTTATTGTAGAGAGTGATGAATTTGCCGGATTTGATTTTTGTTGTTACGCATCCGTCAATCCATCTTTTCATTACACGTCACCGGTTTTATCGGCAATTTATTGATTAGCCTTGGTTCGCAGTTGTTGGATTAAGCCCTTAATTTTATCGGTATCCTTGGCATCGGTCGCTTCTTTCAAAAAGAGTTCCAGTTCATCCGCAGCTTCCTTATACCGTTTGGTATTGCTGTAAATTTGCGCCAGGTACATGTGGACATCGGGAATTTGT is part of the Acidobacteriota bacterium genome and harbors:
- a CDS encoding multifunctional oxoglutarate decarboxylase/oxoglutarate dehydrogenase thiamine pyrophosphate-binding subunit/dihydrolipoyllysine-residue succinyltransferase subunit; this encodes MSKPSPQTDIEQLIADEFGVNADYVISLLQQFKQNPLSIGDEWQGYFQELAANRTFAEPQFSAPIEPAKPSPQTGDVQTEPERAWGSVASEPAKPQAPVESPAPATAQTTTAPTSAPQPLAPVEQPVVAPAPVPTPTAQPTTVSEPIERLPIRGPAYRIAENMEASLQVPTATSFREIPVKLLDENRRLINQFLKASGRKVSFTHIVAYAILKALEKFPQLNDAYFEDESGAFRLRNQDVNIGVAVDVTKKDGSRTLLVPNIKGANRLNFSQLLGAYDDIVRRARDNKLQVADFQGTTISLTNPGTIGTTASNPRLMKGQGAIIATGSIEYPPQFQAMSQEALSHLGISKVMTTTSTYDHRIIQGAESGAFLALIDEMLRGKHEFYEGIFVDLGIPFRPYRWAIDINPAIIGEELQEARKQSRVLQLINAYRVRGHLLADIDPLGWKDVRYHKELDIETYGLTIWDLDRKFFADGLGDRDTATLREIVDMLREFYCGKVGIEYRNIQGPEEKEWIRSRIERPQPEVPAQTKEQILWKLISAELFERFLGTKYLGQKRFSIEGNETVVALVDQLIESAARYGVRDVTVGMAHRGRLNVIANVIGKFCERIFTIFEGSIHPKYPSDYGDVKYHQGASGIRETADGHQVALSVASNPSHLEFVDPVVEGVVRAKQDAAPLDNPLTRLAVLIHGDAAFAGEGVVPETLNMSQLPGYKTGGTIHLIANNQLGFTTPPEEGRSSTYSTDIAKMIQVPIFHVNSDDPEAAFNVLQIALDYRQQFQKDVVIDVIGFRKHGHNEGDEPTYTQPVMYQRIKEHPGVRELYARKLIKEATMSEEKIKSLMDERWRRYENAQLGAKQIIEQQGKEITIPAPKPEAQTIEVIKTGVAHPVLKTIAETITHVPHNFNLNPKVVGLLTKRAKMIEVGGLVDWSTAEALAFGSLLVEGVTVRLTGQDSVRGTFSQRHAGFTDTRTGEEWSPLTLLASDNAQCFIYDSPLSETGVLGFEYGYSIAAPDALVLWEAQFGDFANAAQVIIDQFIASGEEKWTQKSRLVLLLPHGYEGQGPEHSSARIERYLQLCAGDNIQVANCTNAAQYFHLLRRQAKQTAKPLVVITPKSLLRLPEASSPIDEFISGGFQPALADDGFADATQVTKVLLCSGKVYYDLAAERKKLNDRTTAILRLEQLYPFPKNLISEQLARYAKAVSVRWVQEEPKNQGAWSFIEPRLRELSATHQQLAYIGRPASASTATGSHAIHMMEQRKLVKEALG
- a CDS encoding nuclear transport factor 2 family protein, producing MDDREEIKLANTAFYRAIESGMIERMEGLWEHEEYVCCVHPGWDRVVGWAKVRYSWEQIFAGEQRMRIFPTEVSIHYSGEVAWVSCIENITLFQDTNFDTVQAAATNLFIQRGGKWLMVHHHASPIPMILPDSESDTIQ
- a CDS encoding carboxypeptidase regulatory-like domain-containing protein, with amino-acid sequence MLKKIYSIVLLLVLAIGSVAPVMAQETTGSIEGTITDTSGAVVPGATVKVEGAAFNRTITTDDKGFYRAAQVPPGTYKVTVSAGSFAPGQAEDVTVVLGKATVIDIALKAGGVQEQVNVTGSDIARIDPTDNKVQTNITSKVIESLPKGQNFTSILKLSPATRPEPMSGQFQVDGASGSENSFIIDGQEVSNFRTGVINQNNNLPLEFVQEIQIKTSGFEAEFGGATGGVINVVTKGGSNAWHGNFGLHFENDELTASNRPFLQAFRSGTGASFVQINQFLTPPEDNFQNFYPAATLSGPVIKDRVWFLASYTPQYLLTTRETNFFSSDPRTRVQTDSEIYRAKQINEYAFGRLDWAALDTLRVTGTYTWNPIVVDGLLPFGTISIGGAPSSVNFGGTTGVLRGHRLSERQGGRQNSNNITTNAVWTPTSKLVGSFRFSRGFLNEKTTGYLVPDVTRYICGGQAPPASAGCAQGFQNVTSNSHNNFDVSKKTNFEGDVSYLLSGFAGRHEFKGGYGHSKIENDVDNSNTADFGVVSLSYGFSIADVSGVDLPSSPGAIGAGLLQRFARKGTASNTAQSIYVQDKWQPTSRLSINAGVRFEKEDLPSFNGFAPPINFGWGDKIVPRIGGAYDLLGNGKTKLFASYGEYTDRLKFELPRGSFGGEFFRNDYFEIFPGERFDTYTKALILGSTVDQFGGNCPINVPGARTRCQLDFRIASNNPDATIFDGQVDPNLKEFRQREFTVGVEHQLTEKMLVRARYSHKNVLDAIEDAGFPNAQGSEAYIIGNPGSGLHLDVANQFGFAKVASPKRVYDAVEVVFDRRLANHFFYNLAYTWSRLYGNYSGLASSDELGRTSPGVNRFFDLPFAGFATTGEPDDGRLPTDRPHVFNAFGGYNWNWWGSAKNTTEFGFFTTAQSGTPLTTFVNLYNVAQTILNGRGDLGRTEAFTQTDFNVSHKIRLTESSTLAFDFNVINLFDESNVLQVQRTFGAVTLGGNLGLGDEPTTINKLLTGGIRDQILTYLNAASNPERKQTSYGLPTTFQGARSVRLGVRYTF